The Bifidobacterium animalis subsp. animalis ATCC 25527 genome has a segment encoding these proteins:
- the recR gene encoding recombination mediator RecR yields MALAYDGAIQRLIDSFASLPGIGPKGAQRIAFYLLQAPDVESQRLVDAINEVKEKVRFCEVCGNVCESSPCTICSDPRRDHSTICVVEEPKDVMSIERTREYRGLYQVLGGAINPMANVGPSDLNIAQLLNRLHDGEVKEIIVALNPNIEGEATTTYLSRLLAPLDIKVTRLASGLPVGGDLEYADEITLSRALEGRREV; encoded by the coding sequence ATGGCATTGGCATACGACGGCGCCATTCAGCGGCTCATCGACTCGTTCGCGAGTCTGCCGGGCATAGGGCCCAAGGGCGCGCAACGCATCGCCTTCTATCTGCTGCAGGCACCAGATGTGGAGTCGCAGCGTCTCGTCGATGCGATCAACGAGGTGAAGGAGAAAGTGCGGTTCTGCGAGGTCTGCGGGAATGTGTGCGAAAGCAGCCCGTGTACAATCTGCTCGGATCCGCGTCGTGATCACAGCACGATCTGCGTGGTGGAGGAGCCGAAGGACGTCATGAGCATCGAACGCACGCGCGAATACCGCGGGCTCTACCAGGTGCTGGGCGGCGCCATCAACCCGATGGCCAACGTTGGCCCGAGCGACCTCAACATCGCGCAGCTGCTCAACAGACTCCACGACGGCGAGGTCAAGGAGATTATCGTGGCGCTCAACCCGAACATCGAGGGCGAGGCGACCACCACCTACCTGAGCCGCCTGCTCGCGCCGCTCGACATCAAGGTGACGCGTCTGGCGAGCGGTCTGCCGGTGGGCGGCGACCTCGAATACGCCGACGAAATCACGTTGTCTCGCGCGCTCGAAGGGCGTCGTGAGGTGTGA
- a CDS encoding aspartate kinase, producing MALIVQKYGGSSVADADSIKRVARRIIETKNAGNDVAVVVSAMGDTTDDLIDQAMSIDSNPPAREMDMLMTAGERISMSLLAMAIHAAGSHAYSFTGSQAGFMTDARFGAAHIRAVNPDRVRRALNKGSVAIVAGFQGQSERGDATTLGRGGSDTSAVALAVALGADVCEIYTDVDGVFTADPRIVPTARRIPAIGYDEILEMSSCGSKVLALRCVEYAQRFKMPLHVRSSFSHRPGTLVLPDGVDPNSLPNVR from the coding sequence GTGGCTCTTATCGTACAGAAATACGGCGGCTCGTCGGTGGCCGACGCCGACTCGATCAAACGAGTGGCACGCCGCATCATCGAGACGAAGAACGCCGGCAATGACGTCGCCGTCGTGGTCTCGGCGATGGGAGACACCACCGACGACTTGATCGACCAGGCCATGAGCATCGACTCGAACCCGCCTGCCCGCGAGATGGACATGCTCATGACCGCAGGCGAACGCATCTCGATGAGTCTGCTCGCCATGGCGATTCACGCCGCCGGTTCGCACGCCTACTCATTCACCGGTTCGCAGGCCGGTTTCATGACCGACGCCCGGTTCGGCGCCGCCCATATTCGCGCCGTGAACCCCGACCGTGTGCGTCGCGCGCTGAACAAGGGCAGTGTCGCGATTGTGGCCGGATTCCAAGGACAGAGCGAACGCGGCGACGCCACCACGCTCGGCCGCGGCGGTTCCGACACCTCCGCCGTCGCCCTGGCCGTCGCGCTCGGCGCCGACGTGTGCGAGATCTACACCGACGTCGATGGCGTGTTCACCGCAGACCCGCGCATTGTGCCCACCGCGCGCCGCATCCCGGCGATCGGCTACGACGAGATTCTCGAAATGTCGTCGTGCGGCTCCAAGGTGCTCGCACTGCGATGCGTGGAGTATGCGCAGCGGTTCAAGATGCCGTTGCATGTGCGCAGCTCGTTCTCGCACCGTCCGGGCACGCTCGTGCTGCCCGACGGTGTGGACCCGAACAGCCTGCCGAACGTGCGGTAA
- a CDS encoding ACT domain-containing protein has product MSDNTDQSLGDLFPDLGQETPIISGVAHDNSESLVTVRGVTDEPGMAGRVFTRLAELGVNVDMIVQAGASTGTADISFTIPGSDAARVETALTAAQDTLGYKSFDVNPNVGKVAVVGVGMKTHSGLAARFFQALSEEGINVLMISTSEIRIAALVPLSQLNDAVRALHSAYGLDADKVEAVVYGGTGR; this is encoded by the coding sequence ATGAGCGACAATACCGATCAGTCTTTGGGTGACCTCTTCCCAGACCTTGGTCAGGAAACGCCGATTATTTCGGGCGTGGCGCACGACAACAGCGAGTCCCTCGTCACCGTGCGCGGCGTGACCGACGAACCGGGCATGGCCGGCAGGGTGTTCACGCGCCTCGCCGAGCTCGGTGTGAACGTCGACATGATCGTTCAGGCGGGCGCCTCCACCGGCACCGCCGACATCTCCTTCACCATCCCCGGCTCCGACGCCGCCCGAGTGGAGACGGCGCTCACCGCCGCGCAGGACACATTGGGCTACAAGTCGTTCGACGTCAATCCGAACGTGGGCAAGGTGGCCGTCGTGGGCGTCGGCATGAAAACCCACTCCGGTCTCGCCGCGCGCTTCTTCCAGGCACTGAGCGAGGAGGGCATCAACGTGCTCATGATCTCCACCTCCGAGATCCGCATCGCCGCCCTCGTGCCGCTCTCGCAGCTCAACGACGCCGTGCGTGCCCTGCACAGCGCGTACGGTCTGGACGCCGACAAGGTTGAGGCCGTCGTCTACGGCGGCACCGGCCGCTGA
- a CDS encoding aspartate-semialdehyde dehydrogenase, with protein MVQINDRGVNVAVLGATGQVGMVMRRVLDERDFPVKDLRFLASAHSAGKVLNWRGHDITVEDVATADLSGIDIAIFSAGGGTSKAWAPKFAEAGAYVIDNSSQWRMHDDVPLVVAEVNPDDLDEIPTGIVANPNCTTMAIMPVLKPLADKFGLKRLIVSSYQAVSGAGRAGVEQLMNEAKAAVDQGADKLVFGGNAIDFPEPTKVARTIAFNEVPFIGDIVDDGSQETDEEQKLRNESRKILHLPDLKASCTCVRVGVFTAHGMSVNAEFENPVSVEEAKKVLESAPAVELTDIPTAQLAAGKTPSFVGRIRVDQAVDDNKGLAFFVTNDNLRKGAALNAVELAEIVARKHFADQL; from the coding sequence ATGGTACAGATCAACGATCGTGGCGTCAATGTGGCGGTATTGGGCGCAACCGGCCAGGTGGGCATGGTGATGCGCCGCGTGCTCGACGAGCGCGACTTCCCGGTGAAAGACCTGCGATTCCTCGCCTCCGCGCACTCCGCGGGCAAGGTGCTCAACTGGCGTGGGCACGACATCACGGTGGAGGATGTCGCAACCGCCGACCTGAGCGGCATCGACATCGCGATCTTCTCGGCGGGCGGCGGCACCTCCAAGGCGTGGGCGCCGAAGTTCGCCGAAGCGGGCGCCTATGTGATCGACAACTCCTCGCAGTGGCGCATGCACGACGACGTGCCGCTGGTCGTGGCCGAGGTGAACCCGGACGACCTCGACGAGATCCCGACCGGCATTGTGGCCAACCCGAACTGCACGACCATGGCCATCATGCCGGTGCTCAAGCCGCTCGCCGACAAGTTCGGCCTGAAGCGCCTCATCGTGAGCTCCTACCAGGCGGTGTCGGGCGCGGGCCGCGCGGGTGTGGAGCAGCTGATGAACGAAGCCAAGGCGGCCGTTGACCAGGGCGCCGACAAGCTCGTGTTCGGCGGCAACGCCATCGACTTCCCGGAACCCACCAAGGTGGCGCGCACCATCGCGTTCAACGAGGTGCCGTTCATCGGCGACATCGTGGACGACGGCTCCCAGGAGACCGACGAGGAGCAGAAGCTGCGCAACGAAAGTCGTAAGATCCTGCATCTGCCCGATCTCAAGGCCTCCTGCACCTGCGTGCGGGTGGGCGTGTTCACCGCACACGGCATGAGCGTCAACGCCGAGTTCGAGAACCCGGTGAGCGTCGAGGAAGCCAAGAAGGTGCTCGAGAGCGCCCCCGCCGTGGAACTCACCGACATCCCCACCGCGCAGCTCGCCGCCGGCAAGACGCCGAGCTTCGTCGGCCGCATCCGCGTGGATCAGGCCGTCGACGACAACAAGGGTCTCGCGTTCTTCGTCACCAACGACAATCTGCGCAAGGGCGCCGCGCTCAACGCCGTCGAACTCGCCGAGATCGTCGCGCGCAAGCATTTCGCAGACCAGCTCTGA
- a CDS encoding DUF5701 family protein gives MSMASIEANKQLERLVALGYPDVADMSGDAFRALARPLIRALERSDLGADILLVPTRELVTPESLIARTSIDRMAGFTTMPPRDIVSFLPTDGFEPPEGPFYLVIEPHTGTCYTNREPDVARKLIESDERLPLTLEEGLAIATQHPEWLLEKNGFNLLGSRSADGRVPSIWMSQSAPRLGAVWPNSRHTWLGNAYCIARRGVSLIEGRG, from the coding sequence ATGTCAATGGCATCGATCGAAGCGAACAAACAGTTGGAACGACTCGTGGCGCTCGGCTACCCGGACGTGGCCGACATGAGCGGAGACGCATTCCGCGCGCTGGCGCGCCCGCTCATCCGCGCACTTGAGCGCAGCGATCTGGGCGCCGATATACTGCTCGTGCCCACACGCGAACTCGTCACTCCGGAATCGCTGATCGCGCGCACCAGCATAGATCGCATGGCCGGCTTCACCACCATGCCGCCGCGCGACATAGTCAGCTTCCTGCCCACCGACGGATTCGAACCGCCGGAAGGCCCGTTCTACCTGGTCATCGAACCGCACACCGGCACCTGTTATACGAACCGCGAGCCCGACGTGGCGCGCAAGCTCATCGAATCCGACGAACGTCTGCCGCTCACGCTTGAGGAGGGCCTCGCCATCGCCACGCAGCATCCGGAATGGCTGCTTGAGAAGAACGGATTCAATCTGCTGGGCTCGCGCAGTGCCGACGGGCGCGTGCCGAGCATCTGGATGAGCCAGAGCGCCCCTCGACTCGGCGCCGTCTGGCCGAACTCGCGCCATACCTGGCTCGGCAATGCATACTGCATCGCGCGTCGCGGTGTAAGTCTCATCGAAGGGCGCGGCTGA
- the leuA gene encoding 2-isopropylmalate synthase, with amino-acid sequence MGQGQSSVFDLAAVAAASNGGNNDPLLPPARYIGAPQKPSDMPYTKYVAYDKQVPFDYPERTWPGKRLHRAPRWCSVDLRDGNQALVNPMDSERKLRFWNMLVDMGFKEIEVGFPSASETDYDFIRMLIERELIPDDVTIVVLTQAREHLIRKTYECLHGCKRAIVHFYNSVSVLQREVVFRKDRAGIKKLATDAAHLCKELEGDAEGIDLYYEYSPESFTGTEPEYAVEVCNAVIDVIKPTPEHPMIINLPATVEMTTPNVFADEVEYVSNNLRDRDAVVLSLHPHNDEGMGVAAAELGMLAGADRIEGCLLGNGERTGNVDLVTLGLNLLTQGIDPQLDLSDMPGIRKTVEYCNQIKISERHPYAGNFVFTAFSGSHQDAIKKGLEAREIAADMAGVDVENFVWLVPYLPIDPKDIGRSYEAIIRVNSQSGKGGMAYLLKANHNLDLPKNLQVEFEKVVQQHADTTKKEVKDADIWHLFKDEYLPVEESGAIEAGELVADTHDETLDQWGRLKLLKVSMSSGEDGSDTRLTATVLDRGINVGREPEVTREIEGTGNGPIAAFLDALNSFGVVASVLDYAEHTMGVGSDARAASYVQCEVGQEDEEKRVVWGVGIDSSIITSSLKAIISAINRSNR; translated from the coding sequence ATGGGTCAGGGTCAATCTTCGGTGTTTGATCTCGCCGCCGTTGCCGCGGCATCCAATGGAGGGAACAACGACCCGCTGCTGCCTCCGGCACGGTACATTGGCGCCCCGCAGAAGCCGAGCGATATGCCGTACACCAAGTACGTGGCATACGACAAGCAGGTGCCATTCGACTACCCGGAGCGCACATGGCCGGGCAAGCGGCTGCACAGGGCGCCGCGCTGGTGCTCGGTGGATCTGCGCGACGGCAATCAGGCACTCGTGAACCCGATGGACTCCGAGCGCAAGCTGCGTTTCTGGAACATGCTCGTCGACATGGGATTCAAGGAGATCGAAGTCGGCTTCCCGAGCGCATCGGAAACAGATTACGACTTCATTCGCATGCTCATCGAGCGTGAACTCATTCCCGACGACGTGACGATCGTCGTGCTCACGCAGGCCCGCGAGCACCTCATTCGTAAGACATACGAATGTCTGCACGGCTGTAAGCGCGCCATTGTGCACTTCTACAATTCCGTCTCCGTGCTGCAGCGCGAGGTCGTGTTCCGCAAGGACCGCGCGGGCATCAAGAAGCTCGCCACCGATGCGGCGCACCTGTGCAAGGAACTCGAGGGCGACGCCGAGGGCATCGACCTGTACTACGAGTATTCGCCGGAATCGTTCACCGGAACCGAGCCGGAGTACGCGGTGGAGGTGTGCAATGCGGTGATCGACGTGATCAAGCCCACGCCCGAGCATCCGATGATCATCAATCTGCCCGCGACGGTGGAGATGACCACGCCGAACGTGTTCGCAGACGAGGTCGAGTATGTTTCCAACAATCTGCGCGACCGCGATGCCGTGGTGCTCTCGCTCCACCCGCACAACGACGAGGGCATGGGCGTCGCCGCGGCCGAACTCGGCATGCTCGCCGGCGCGGACCGAATCGAAGGCTGCCTACTCGGCAACGGCGAGCGTACCGGCAACGTGGATCTCGTCACGCTGGGCCTGAATCTGCTCACGCAGGGCATTGACCCGCAGCTCGATCTCTCCGACATGCCGGGCATTCGCAAGACCGTCGAATACTGCAATCAGATTAAGATTTCCGAGCGTCACCCGTACGCCGGCAACTTCGTGTTCACCGCGTTCTCCGGCTCGCACCAGGACGCGATCAAGAAGGGCCTCGAAGCGCGCGAAATCGCCGCCGACATGGCGGGCGTGGACGTGGAGAACTTCGTGTGGCTCGTGCCGTACCTGCCGATCGATCCGAAGGACATCGGCCGTTCGTACGAGGCGATCATTCGCGTGAACTCGCAGTCCGGCAAGGGCGGCATGGCCTACCTGCTCAAGGCGAACCACAATCTCGACCTGCCGAAGAACCTGCAGGTGGAGTTCGAGAAGGTGGTGCAGCAGCATGCCGACACCACGAAGAAGGAAGTCAAGGATGCCGATATTTGGCATCTGTTCAAAGATGAGTACCTGCCCGTCGAGGAATCCGGCGCGATCGAGGCCGGCGAACTGGTCGCCGACACGCATGACGAGACGCTCGACCAGTGGGGCCGTCTCAAGCTGCTCAAGGTGAGCATGTCGTCCGGTGAAGACGGTTCCGACACTCGCCTGACCGCCACCGTGCTCGACCGCGGCATCAACGTGGGTCGCGAGCCCGAGGTGACGCGCGAGATCGAAGGCACCGGTAACGGTCCGATTGCCGCGTTCCTGGACGCGCTCAATAGCTTTGGCGTCGTGGCTTCCGTGCTCGATTACGCGGAGCATACGATGGGCGTCGGCTCGGACGCGCGCGCCGCTTCCTACGTGCAGTGCGAGGTCGGTCAGGAAGACGAGGAGAAGCGCGTCGTGTGGGGCGTGGGCATCGACTCGTCGATCATCACGAGCTCGCTCAAGGCGATCATCTCGGCGATCAACCGCTCTAACCGCTGA